One region of Tolypothrix sp. NIES-4075 genomic DNA includes:
- a CDS encoding J domain-containing protein — protein sequence MNRPDFLHALRNLVETQRTKGYKPAWVWHQVSSTFAPFSESELQYIATTLGYKSGWVWHQLKSQQQTQQVSQPLSQLQESLNLLKLDIPFTLEELKRSYRTKALQLHPDQGGSHESFVALNEAYKYLINYLHVEGVA from the coding sequence ATGAATCGCCCAGATTTTCTTCACGCACTTCGTAACCTAGTCGAAACTCAACGCACGAAAGGCTATAAACCAGCTTGGGTTTGGCACCAAGTCTCTAGTACATTTGCTCCATTTTCGGAGTCAGAATTACAATATATCGCTACTACTTTAGGATATAAATCAGGATGGGTCTGGCATCAACTCAAGAGTCAGCAGCAAACTCAACAGGTGTCTCAACCTCTTAGCCAACTCCAAGAAAGTTTGAATTTATTAAAATTAGACATTCCTTTTACTTTGGAAGAACTGAAACGTTCCTATAGGACAAAAGCATTACAATTACATCCAGATCAAGGAGGTTCACACGAAAGTTTTGTGGCGCTGAACGAAGCTTACAAATATTTGATAAATTATCTACACGTTGAAGGTGTAGCATGA